A stretch of Sphingomonas sp. JUb134 DNA encodes these proteins:
- a CDS encoding L-threonylcarbamoyladenylate synthase, with protein sequence MPSPAALPIPRCLPYGPDAVAEAAQRIADGQCVAVPTETVYGLAADATNAEAVASIYAAKGRPSFNPLIVHLPDRTAAEALAHFDAYAGRLADAFWPGPLTLVLPLREDSGIASLVTAGLSSIAIRVPAHRAMQALLAATGRPLAAPSANASGGISPTRAEHVVASLNGRIPLVLDDGPTERGLESTILACTDGTMRLLRPGPITAEQVAAVTGALPGAAGSGIEAPGQLASHYAPGKPVRLDATAAQADEWLIGFGPVAGDDTLSAAGDLTEAAARLFDCLHRADAAPKARIAVAPVTREGLGVAINDRLTRAAV encoded by the coding sequence GTGCCGTCGCCTGCCGCCCTGCCGATCCCACGCTGCCTGCCGTACGGCCCCGATGCGGTGGCCGAGGCAGCGCAGCGCATCGCCGATGGACAGTGCGTCGCCGTTCCCACGGAGACGGTGTACGGCCTCGCAGCGGACGCCACGAATGCCGAGGCCGTTGCGTCCATCTATGCCGCCAAGGGGCGCCCCAGCTTCAACCCGCTGATCGTTCACCTGCCCGATCGCACCGCGGCAGAGGCGTTGGCCCATTTCGATGCGTACGCCGGGCGGCTGGCGGACGCTTTCTGGCCGGGGCCACTGACCCTCGTCCTGCCGCTTCGGGAGGATTCGGGGATCGCCTCGCTGGTGACGGCCGGCCTTTCGAGCATCGCCATCCGGGTGCCGGCGCACCGCGCGATGCAGGCGTTGCTTGCCGCGACGGGCAGGCCGCTCGCGGCGCCGTCGGCCAACGCCAGCGGCGGCATCAGCCCAACCCGGGCGGAGCATGTGGTGGCGAGCCTGAACGGGCGTATCCCGCTGGTGCTCGATGACGGCCCGACTGAACGCGGCCTGGAGTCGACGATCCTCGCCTGCACCGATGGTACCATGCGTCTCCTGCGTCCGGGGCCGATCACGGCCGAGCAGGTGGCGGCCGTCACGGGAGCCCTGCCCGGGGCGGCGGGCAGCGGGATTGAGGCGCCGGGGCAACTCGCCAGCCACTATGCGCCCGGCAAGCCGGTGCGGCTCGATGCCACGGCTGCGCAAGCGGACGAGTGGCTGATCGGCTTCGGGCCGGTGGCGGGCGATGACACGCTGTCGGCCGCGGGCGATCTCACCGAGGCGGCAGCGCGGCTGTTCGATTGCCTGCACCGTGCGGATGCAGCGCCGAAGGCGCGGATCGCCGTCGCGCCGGTCACGCGCGAGGGGCTGGGCGTCGCGATCAACGACCGCCTAACGCGCGCAGCCGTCTAA
- a CDS encoding ATP-binding cassette domain-containing protein — MATDPAAPIIRLRNITKVYGEGATQFQALKGVDLDIAAGDFVAVMGPSGSGKSTTMNILGCLDVPSSGTFEFRGHHVETLGNDERALLRRRYFGFVFQGFNLLARTSALENVELPLLYRGDAKAQRREAAMAALAKVGLEQWWDHTPAELSGGQQQRVAIARAIVTQPDVLLADEPTGNLDSERSVEIMKLLSELNAQSGITVLMVTHEPDMAAFARTVIHFKDGLVERVDHNHHQGETVD; from the coding sequence GTGGCCACTGACCCCGCCGCGCCGATCATCCGCCTGCGCAACATCACCAAGGTCTATGGTGAGGGGGCGACCCAGTTCCAGGCGCTGAAGGGCGTCGACCTGGACATTGCTGCCGGCGACTTCGTGGCGGTGATGGGGCCTTCCGGCTCGGGCAAATCGACGACCATGAACATCCTCGGCTGCCTCGACGTCCCCTCGAGTGGAACGTTCGAGTTCCGCGGGCATCATGTGGAGACCCTCGGGAACGACGAGCGCGCGCTGTTGCGGCGCCGCTATTTCGGCTTCGTGTTCCAGGGGTTCAACCTGCTCGCCCGCACCAGCGCGCTGGAGAACGTCGAACTGCCCTTGCTCTACCGCGGCGACGCCAAGGCCCAGCGTCGTGAGGCGGCGATGGCGGCGCTGGCCAAGGTCGGGCTCGAGCAATGGTGGGACCACACCCCGGCCGAGCTTTCAGGCGGCCAGCAGCAGCGCGTCGCCATCGCCCGGGCGATCGTGACGCAGCCCGACGTGCTGCTTGCCGACGAGCCGACCGGCAATCTCGATTCCGAACGATCCGTCGAGATCATGAAGCTGCTCAGCGAACTGAACGCACAGAGCGGCATCACCGTCCTGATGGTCACGCACGAACCGGACATGGCCGCGTTCGCACGCACCGTCATCCACTTCAAGGACGGGCTGGTCGAGCGCGTCGACCATAATCATCACCAGGGCGAGACGGTCGACTGA
- the folK gene encoding 2-amino-4-hydroxy-6-hydroxymethyldihydropteridine diphosphokinase yields the protein MARASYAIAIGSNRRGRHGSPEREVGAALEALGGVVAVAPVIRSAPLGPSLRRYANTVALVESPLSPPEMLARCKAIERSFGRRRGRRWGTRVLDLDLVLWSGGPWASRGLVVPHPAFRTRDFVLTPLAQLVPDWRDPVSGLRIRQLAQRLRRARAVDPAASAP from the coding sequence ATGGCAAGGGCAAGCTATGCGATCGCGATCGGGTCCAATCGCCGTGGCCGTCACGGCAGCCCGGAGCGTGAGGTAGGGGCCGCGCTGGAGGCGCTGGGCGGCGTGGTCGCCGTCGCGCCGGTGATCCGCAGCGCGCCGCTCGGCCCCTCGCTGCGGCGCTACGCCAACACGGTCGCGCTGGTGGAAAGCCCGCTCTCTCCGCCCGAGATGCTGGCGCGGTGCAAGGCGATCGAGCGCAGCTTCGGGAGGCGGCGCGGGCGGCGCTGGGGAACGCGGGTGCTCGACCTCGACCTGGTGCTCTGGTCGGGGGGGCCCTGGGCGAGCCGCGGCCTCGTCGTTCCGCATCCGGCATTCCGAACCCGTGATTTCGTGCTCACCCCCCTCGCGCAACTCGTGCCCGACTGGCGCGACCCGGTAAGCGGGCTCCGTATTCGCCAGCTCGCGCAGAGACTGCGACGCGCCCGGGCGGTTGACCCGGCGGCTTCGGCTCCGTAG
- a CDS encoding GntR family transcriptional regulator: MAVIENDDSPVYLKLRAIVAAAILRGEYRAGDQLPSVRAFAAEQGANPLTVAKAYQTFQDDGYVEVRRGVGMFVLPGAAERLRLAERERFLAATWPRVRENIALLGLDLHDLLEHA; the protein is encoded by the coding sequence ATGGCAGTGATCGAGAACGACGACAGCCCCGTCTACCTGAAACTCCGCGCGATCGTGGCAGCCGCCATCCTGCGCGGCGAATATCGGGCAGGGGACCAGCTTCCGTCGGTCCGCGCTTTTGCCGCAGAGCAGGGGGCGAACCCGCTGACGGTCGCCAAGGCGTATCAGACCTTCCAGGACGACGGGTACGTCGAGGTGCGGCGCGGAGTCGGCATGTTCGTGCTGCCCGGTGCCGCCGAACGGCTGCGGCTCGCCGAGCGCGAACGTTTCCTGGCAGCCACCTGGCCGCGGGTGCGCGAGAACATCGCACTGCTCGGCCTGGATCTCCACGACCTGCTCGAGCACGCCTGA
- a CDS encoding nitroreductase family protein, whose protein sequence is MFNDRTTPLSLLATRRSGKPREMVAPGPTPEQIDAMLALAARTPDHGKLAPWRFVVVPGDRRAAFNAMLADAYRTEKPDAGRLELDAMTSFGVPAPTLVVVLSSPRPDSHIPLWEQQMSAGAAAMNLLHAAHAMGFVASWITGWPSMSPTVRDAFGGDPERVVGFVFIGTAGKPLEERPRPDLSSVVSRWDG, encoded by the coding sequence ATCTTCAACGACCGCACCACGCCGCTCTCGCTGCTCGCCACGCGCCGCTCGGGCAAGCCGCGCGAGATGGTCGCTCCCGGCCCCACGCCCGAGCAGATCGACGCGATGCTCGCGCTTGCCGCGCGCACGCCGGACCATGGCAAGTTGGCGCCGTGGCGCTTCGTCGTGGTGCCGGGCGACCGGCGCGCGGCGTTCAACGCGATGCTGGCCGATGCCTATCGCACGGAAAAGCCCGATGCCGGCCGGCTGGAGCTGGATGCGATGACGAGCTTCGGCGTGCCGGCCCCGACCCTGGTGGTGGTGCTGTCCTCGCCCCGACCCGATAGCCACATCCCGCTGTGGGAGCAGCAGATGTCGGCCGGGGCCGCTGCCATGAACCTGCTGCACGCCGCCCATGCCATGGGCTTCGTCGCAAGCTGGATCACGGGCTGGCCGAGCATGTCGCCGACGGTGCGCGACGCGTTCGGCGGCGATCCGGAACGGGTCGTCGGCTTCGTGTTCATCGGCACGGCAGGTAAGCCCCTGGAGGAGCGGCCGCGGCCGGATCTCTCCTCGGTGGTAAGCCGCTGGGACGGCTGA
- the msrA gene encoding peptide-methionine (S)-S-oxide reductase MsrA yields the protein MATEVATFAGGCFWCTEAVFRDVIGVESVESGYIGGTVPNPTYKQVCGGDTGHAEAIRITYDADQISYDEMLDIFFATHDPTQLNRQGNDIGTQYRSAIFPHDADQEARARAGIERAGESGGKIVTTIEPLGEWYPAEGYHQEYWEGEGQRNPYCMAVIPPKLQKLRKSFAARSKAAAPTAA from the coding sequence ATGGCTACCGAAGTCGCGACCTTTGCGGGCGGCTGTTTCTGGTGCACCGAGGCGGTGTTCCGCGACGTGATCGGCGTGGAGTCGGTCGAGAGCGGCTATATCGGCGGCACCGTGCCGAACCCGACCTACAAGCAGGTGTGCGGCGGCGACACGGGCCATGCCGAAGCGATCCGCATCACCTATGACGCCGACCAGATCAGCTATGACGAGATGCTCGACATCTTCTTTGCGACGCATGACCCGACGCAGCTGAACCGTCAGGGCAACGACATCGGAACGCAGTACCGGTCGGCGATCTTCCCGCACGACGCCGATCAGGAAGCGCGCGCGCGTGCCGGTATCGAGCGCGCGGGCGAAAGCGGCGGCAAGATCGTCACCACGATCGAGCCGCTGGGCGAATGGTACCCGGCCGAGGGCTATCACCAGGAATATTGGGAAGGCGAAGGCCAGCGGAACCCCTATTGCATGGCGGTGATTCCGCCCAAGCTCCAGAAGCTACGCAAGAGCTTCGCGGCACGTTCCAAGGCAGCGGCGCCGACCGCAGCCTGA
- a CDS encoding phosphatase PAP2 family protein, translating to MAPSLLPLGHETRASGRRPWPLIAGVLVAVALLGLLFLASVIARGDALAFDQTLILAMRVPGHPDVPIGPAKLPSIARDITALGSGTVLTLVVTLATILLLLRRLWRTAALTLAATIGGGIMVSLLKQLFERARPDLVEHLMRETSASFPSGHSANSAIVYLTVATLLFPMIRQARVRLFVIGATMTIVALIGVSRVYLGVHWPSDVLAGWIFGALWALGWWRVELALLARTARRGSALSPLG from the coding sequence ATGGCTCCCTCTCTCCTGCCCCTGGGCCACGAGACGCGTGCATCCGGACGCCGGCCATGGCCGCTGATCGCGGGCGTGCTCGTTGCGGTCGCCCTGCTTGGATTGCTGTTCCTCGCTTCGGTGATCGCACGCGGCGACGCGCTGGCGTTCGATCAGACGCTGATCCTGGCAATGCGCGTGCCGGGCCATCCGGACGTGCCGATCGGCCCCGCCAAGCTGCCGTCGATCGCTCGCGACATCACGGCGCTTGGAAGCGGAACGGTTCTTACCCTGGTGGTGACGCTTGCGACGATCCTGCTGCTGCTCCGCCGCCTCTGGCGGACTGCGGCGCTGACGCTGGCGGCGACGATCGGCGGGGGCATCATGGTGTCGCTGCTCAAGCAGCTGTTCGAACGCGCCCGGCCGGACCTGGTCGAGCATCTGATGCGCGAGACCTCGGCCAGCTTTCCGTCCGGCCACAGTGCGAACAGCGCCATCGTCTATCTGACGGTCGCGACGCTGCTGTTTCCGATGATCCGGCAGGCCCGCGTACGGCTGTTCGTGATCGGCGCCACGATGACGATCGTGGCACTGATCGGTGTCAGCCGAGTGTACCTGGGCGTGCATTGGCCGAGCGACGTGCTCGCCGGCTGGATCTTCGGCGCGCTGTGGGCGCTCGGCTGGTGGCGGGTGGAGCTGGCGCTGCTCGCCCGCACCGCCCGCCGCGGATCAGCCCTCAGCCCGCTCGGCTAG
- the galE gene encoding UDP-glucose 4-epimerase GalE, translated as MREGSILVTGGAGYIGSHAVLALLDAGWRVVVVDNLVTGFAWAVDPRATLVQAAIEDEDAVRAAMRAHDVLAVMHFAGSVVVPESVADPLKYYRNNTAASRSLIESAVACGVKHFIFSSTAATYGIPDQVPIREDSPKAPINPYGMSKLMTEIMLKDVAAAHPINYCALRYFNVAGADPQGRSGQSTAGATHLIKVAVEAATGKRSHVSVFGTDFATEDGTGVRDYIHVSDLAAAHVHALDLLIAEPGESHTLNCGYGRGYSVNQVLDAVDRVTNLKIERRMEGRRPGDPDALVADNRAILAALPWRPQHDDLDRIVADALAWERALAERAEG; from the coding sequence ATGCGCGAAGGGTCGATCCTGGTAACGGGCGGGGCAGGGTACATCGGCAGTCATGCCGTGCTGGCCCTGCTGGACGCCGGCTGGCGCGTGGTGGTGGTGGACAATCTCGTGACCGGGTTCGCCTGGGCGGTAGATCCGCGCGCAACGCTGGTCCAGGCGGCGATCGAGGATGAGGATGCGGTGCGTGCCGCCATGCGCGCGCATGATGTCCTGGCGGTCATGCACTTTGCGGGATCGGTGGTGGTGCCGGAATCCGTCGCGGATCCGCTCAAATACTATCGCAACAACACCGCCGCGAGCCGCTCGCTGATCGAAAGCGCGGTTGCCTGCGGGGTGAAGCACTTCATCTTTTCGTCGACCGCCGCGACCTATGGCATTCCCGACCAGGTGCCGATCCGCGAGGACTCGCCCAAGGCGCCGATCAATCCCTATGGCATGTCCAAGCTGATGACCGAGATCATGCTGAAGGACGTCGCCGCCGCGCACCCGATCAACTATTGCGCGCTGCGCTATTTCAACGTCGCGGGCGCGGACCCGCAGGGGCGCTCGGGCCAGTCCACCGCAGGCGCGACGCACCTGATCAAGGTGGCGGTGGAGGCCGCGACCGGCAAGCGCAGCCACGTCTCCGTGTTCGGCACCGACTTCGCGACCGAGGACGGGACCGGGGTGCGCGACTATATCCACGTGTCGGACCTGGCGGCGGCGCACGTACATGCGCTCGACCTGCTGATCGCCGAACCGGGCGAAAGCCACACGCTCAACTGCGGCTATGGCCGGGGCTATTCGGTGAACCAGGTCCTCGATGCCGTCGACCGGGTGACCAACCTGAAGATCGAGCGCCGCATGGAAGGGCGTCGACCGGGAGACCCCGATGCGCTGGTAGCCGACAACCGCGCGATCCTCGCCGCGCTGCCGTGGCGACCGCAGCATGACGACCTGGACCGCATCGTCGCAGATGCGCTCGCCTGGGAACGCGCCCTAGCCGAGCGGGCTGAGGGCTGA
- a CDS encoding peptide MFS transporter has protein sequence MASKGNLVAVIPAIAVAFLLVLLVGGASIAMSSKPEFAGHPKGLYVLFFAEMWERFSYYGMRALLVFYLTKHWLFSDGEANLIYGAYNSLVYVTPVLGGYLADRYLGQRKAVLFGAILLTIGHTMMGFEGDGGGNSGAAINVFWLALAFIIVGTGFLKANISVIVGQLYPRTDVRRDGAYTIFYIGINTGATLGTILAGWLGETYGWSYGFGAAGVGMLLGLIVFVGFKPLLLGHGESPDPAALARKVGGIRFEHVLYGLGLASIAVAWALIQYRDVIEVLLAVSGFALLGYVLFQSFRVDREARHRLWVILFLIALNPVFWGLFEQAGGSLNLYTDRYVDRQGVPASIFQSINPLYIVLLGPVFAWLWVWLGKRGLEPSTPAKFGLALLQVGFAFLVFVWGANSVGPGVATPVLFVFLVYLFQTSGELCLSPVGLSAMNRLSPKTLASLIMGAWFYMTAVGQFVAGKIGEATGGEGGVMTKEGTLAVYDTIGWWTIGIGVAVLLVSPFVKRLMHLETLEDDVDHALAGEQEIGEPKAAGFNTSNETR, from the coding sequence ATGGCTTCAAAGGGGAATCTAGTGGCTGTCATCCCGGCAATCGCCGTTGCCTTTCTGTTGGTACTGCTCGTCGGTGGCGCGTCCATCGCGATGAGCAGCAAGCCCGAGTTCGCAGGCCATCCCAAGGGCTTGTACGTCCTGTTCTTCGCCGAGATGTGGGAGCGCTTCTCCTACTACGGCATGCGCGCGCTGTTGGTGTTCTACCTCACCAAGCACTGGCTGTTCAGCGACGGCGAGGCCAATCTGATCTACGGCGCCTACAACAGCCTGGTGTACGTCACCCCGGTGCTGGGCGGCTATCTCGCCGACCGATATCTGGGCCAGCGCAAGGCCGTGCTGTTCGGTGCGATCCTGCTGACGATCGGCCACACGATGATGGGCTTCGAAGGCGACGGCGGCGGCAACAGCGGCGCCGCCATCAACGTCTTCTGGCTGGCGCTCGCCTTCATCATCGTCGGCACCGGCTTCCTGAAGGCCAACATCTCAGTGATCGTCGGCCAGCTCTATCCGCGCACCGACGTGCGCCGCGACGGCGCCTACACGATCTTCTACATCGGCATTAACACCGGTGCGACGCTGGGCACGATCCTGGCCGGCTGGCTGGGCGAGACCTACGGCTGGAGCTACGGTTTCGGTGCCGCGGGTGTCGGCATGCTGCTGGGCCTGATCGTCTTCGTCGGGTTCAAACCGCTGCTGCTGGGCCATGGCGAATCCCCCGATCCTGCGGCGCTGGCGCGCAAGGTCGGCGGTATCCGCTTCGAGCATGTGCTCTATGGCCTCGGCCTCGCCTCGATCGCCGTCGCCTGGGCGCTGATCCAGTACCGCGACGTGATCGAGGTACTGCTCGCCGTCAGCGGCTTCGCGCTGCTCGGCTATGTTCTGTTCCAGTCGTTCCGCGTGGACCGCGAGGCACGGCACCGGCTGTGGGTGATCCTGTTCCTGATCGCACTCAACCCGGTGTTCTGGGGCCTGTTCGAGCAGGCGGGCGGTTCGCTCAACCTCTACACCGACCGCTATGTCGACCGTCAGGGCGTGCCGGCGTCGATCTTCCAGTCGATCAACCCGCTCTACATCGTGCTGCTGGGCCCGGTCTTCGCCTGGCTGTGGGTGTGGCTGGGCAAGCGCGGGCTCGAACCGTCGACCCCGGCCAAGTTCGGCCTGGCCCTGCTCCAGGTGGGCTTCGCCTTCCTGGTATTCGTCTGGGGCGCCAATTCGGTCGGCCCGGGCGTCGCGACGCCGGTGCTGTTCGTGTTCCTGGTCTATCTGTTCCAGACTTCGGGTGAGCTCTGCCTGTCGCCGGTCGGCCTGTCGGCCATGAACCGGCTTTCGCCCAAGACGCTGGCTAGCCTGATCATGGGCGCCTGGTTCTACATGACGGCCGTCGGCCAGTTCGTCGCGGGCAAGATCGGCGAGGCGACCGGGGGCGAAGGCGGCGTGATGACCAAGGAAGGCACGCTCGCCGTCTACGACACCATCGGCTGGTGGACGATCGGCATCGGCGTGGCCGTGCTGCTGGTGTCGCCATTCGTGAAGCGGCTGATGCACCTCGAGACGCTGGAGGACGATGTCGACCATGCGCTCGCCGGCGAGCAGGAGATCGGCGAGCCCAAGGCAGCCGGCTTCAACACCAGCAACGAAACCCGCTGA
- a CDS encoding efflux transporter outer membrane subunit, with protein MSIRRLSVLLAAPAVLSACAMGPDYRPASSAELGVPDRYSVAADQNRGEDLARWWERFNDPLLDQLVAETAATNLDVAQAVIRLRQARESLLQSRASLLPSLSGSAGYSRNFNVRGGNAAVTLPDGTVTNISRGTGGSFTLGADASYQADLFGGVGRTIEASRASEEASRFDYATVLIAQQAEIARNYVTARLAQAQLANARSSLALQDDNLEIAGFRVQAGLVSSLDEETARAQRAQTAATIPTIEANYNSAVSRLAVLTGRAPGALKEAMAATRPIPIAATPIGVGIPADTLRQRPDVLAAERNLAAATAQIGVARAQLYPALAISGSIDTNATSLSDLTDVISGGLFAGLTQTIFNGGRLRSQVRSQEAAAEGALLTYRSAVLTALEDVENAIVALDAAQRRARELAVALDASRNSAILSRSQYRAGLTDFTTLNQAEASLLSASNGLVQAQADQASALVQLFTALGGGWEAAAIPSGDTRDTPRITGSFPAVAPPEQTPQDR; from the coding sequence ATGTCGATCCGGCGTCTTTCCGTTCTCCTCGCCGCTCCCGCCGTCCTGTCCGCCTGCGCGATGGGGCCGGATTACCGGCCCGCTTCCTCCGCGGAGCTCGGCGTCCCCGATCGCTACTCCGTCGCAGCGGACCAGAACCGGGGTGAGGATCTCGCGCGGTGGTGGGAACGCTTCAACGACCCGTTGCTGGACCAACTCGTAGCGGAAACGGCGGCCACCAACCTCGACGTAGCCCAGGCGGTCATCCGCCTGCGACAGGCACGCGAATCCCTGCTGCAGTCCCGCGCCAGCCTGCTGCCCAGCCTGTCGGGATCTGCCGGCTATTCGCGCAACTTCAACGTGCGCGGCGGAAATGCCGCGGTCACGCTTCCCGACGGCACCGTCACCAACATCAGTCGCGGCACCGGCGGCAGCTTCACGCTGGGCGCAGACGCCAGCTATCAGGCCGACCTGTTCGGTGGGGTCGGCCGCACGATCGAGGCCAGCCGCGCGAGCGAAGAGGCGAGCCGCTTCGACTATGCGACGGTGCTGATCGCGCAGCAGGCGGAGATCGCCCGCAACTACGTCACCGCCCGGCTTGCTCAGGCGCAGCTTGCCAATGCCCGCAGTTCGCTGGCGCTTCAGGACGACAATCTGGAGATCGCCGGCTTCCGCGTACAGGCAGGACTCGTCTCCTCGCTCGACGAGGAGACCGCGCGGGCCCAGCGGGCGCAGACTGCGGCCACCATCCCTACGATCGAAGCGAACTACAATTCGGCGGTTTCCCGTCTTGCCGTGCTGACGGGTCGCGCGCCCGGCGCGCTCAAGGAGGCGATGGCGGCCACGCGCCCGATCCCGATCGCCGCGACGCCGATCGGCGTGGGCATCCCCGCCGACACGCTCCGGCAGCGCCCCGACGTGTTGGCAGCGGAGCGCAACCTGGCCGCCGCGACGGCGCAGATCGGGGTGGCGCGGGCACAGCTCTATCCCGCGCTCGCGATCAGCGGCAGCATCGATACCAACGCCACCAGCCTCAGCGACCTTACCGACGTGATCAGCGGCGGCCTGTTTGCGGGACTCACCCAGACGATCTTCAACGGCGGGCGGCTGCGGTCGCAGGTCCGTTCGCAGGAAGCGGCGGCCGAAGGCGCGCTGCTCACCTATCGCTCGGCGGTACTGACGGCGCTGGAGGACGTGGAGAACGCCATTGTCGCGCTCGACGCGGCGCAGCGCCGCGCCCGGGAACTCGCGGTGGCGCTGGACGCCTCGCGCAACAGCGCGATCCTCTCGCGCAGCCAATATCGTGCGGGCCTGACCGACTTCACGACCTTGAATCAGGCCGAAGCCTCGCTGCTTTCGGCGAGCAACGGCCTCGTCCAGGCGCAGGCCGACCAGGCGAGCGCGCTTGTCCAGCTCTTCACCGCCCTGGGGGGCGGCTGGGAGGCCGCCGCCATTCCCAGCGGCGACACCCGTGACACTCCCCGCATCACCGGCAGCTTCCCCGCCGTCGCCCCGCCCGAACAGACCCCGCAGGATCGCTGA
- a CDS encoding efflux RND transporter periplasmic adaptor subunit: MADPTSTELNDFLGAKPVPRWRQRLKWVVVAVVLLLLIFALSRCFRGADGVSYATEPVNRGALTVTVSATGKLAPTNQVEVGSELSGLITEVAVDVNDRVTAGQPLALIDPERLDDSIRQSQAALNARLADVATAKATQQESRAQLARLEEVSRLSGGRVPAKTELETARAAAARAVAAVRAAEANVVSARAQLNSNQTERTRAVIRSPVNGVVLARQIEPGQTVASSFNTPTLFVIAEDLSSMKLEVAIDEADVGQVKEGQRADFTVDAFPGATFPARITRVDLGSNLTASSTSSSSTTTTSTTGQVVSYAATLSVENPELRLRPGMTATAEIVTVERPQVLLVPNAALRFTPAADTATAGSGGGSGGITGALLPGPRRRSSGAEKSATRPKSGQQTVYILGEDGKPQPVQISTGNTNGQVTEVVGGGLRPGMKVITGQLAAGQTAPADGGQSRGQRGTGGGGGQRGH, from the coding sequence ATGGCCGACCCCACCTCCACCGAACTCAACGACTTCCTGGGCGCCAAGCCGGTGCCCCGCTGGCGGCAGCGATTGAAGTGGGTCGTCGTCGCGGTCGTCCTGCTGCTGCTGATCTTCGCACTGTCGCGCTGCTTCCGCGGTGCAGACGGCGTGTCCTATGCGACCGAGCCGGTGAACCGGGGCGCGTTGACCGTGACCGTCTCCGCCACCGGCAAGCTCGCCCCCACCAATCAGGTGGAGGTCGGTTCCGAACTCTCGGGCCTGATCACGGAGGTGGCGGTGGACGTCAACGACCGTGTGACCGCCGGCCAGCCGCTCGCCCTGATCGACCCCGAACGGCTCGACGACTCGATCCGACAGAGCCAGGCGGCGCTGAATGCCCGGCTGGCAGACGTGGCCACGGCCAAGGCGACCCAGCAGGAGTCGCGGGCGCAGCTGGCCCGGTTGGAAGAGGTAAGCCGCCTTTCGGGCGGACGGGTTCCGGCCAAGACGGAGCTGGAAACGGCACGCGCCGCCGCGGCCCGTGCGGTCGCCGCCGTGCGTGCGGCCGAGGCCAATGTCGTCTCCGCTCGCGCGCAGCTCAACTCGAACCAGACCGAGCGCACTCGCGCCGTCATCCGCTCGCCTGTGAACGGCGTGGTACTCGCCCGCCAGATCGAGCCGGGGCAGACGGTCGCCTCGTCGTTCAATACCCCCACCCTGTTCGTGATTGCCGAGGACCTCTCCTCGATGAAGCTCGAGGTCGCGATCGACGAGGCGGACGTGGGCCAGGTGAAGGAGGGCCAGCGCGCGGACTTTACGGTTGACGCCTTCCCGGGCGCCACCTTCCCGGCGCGCATCACCCGGGTCGACCTGGGTTCGAACCTGACGGCCAGCTCGACCTCATCCTCCTCCACCACGACGACCAGCACCACCGGCCAGGTCGTGTCCTATGCGGCGACGCTGAGTGTCGAGAACCCGGAGCTGCGACTGCGCCCCGGCATGACCGCGACGGCCGAGATCGTCACGGTCGAGCGCCCTCAGGTGCTGCTGGTGCCGAATGCCGCGCTCCGCTTCACGCCGGCAGCCGATACCGCCACGGCAGGCAGCGGCGGCGGCAGCGGCGGCATCACCGGCGCGCTCCTGCCGGGACCGCGGCGGCGCAGCAGCGGCGCGGAAAAGAGCGCGACGCGCCCCAAGAGCGGTCAGCAGACCGTCTACATCCTGGGCGAGGACGGAAAGCCGCAGCCGGTGCAGATCTCCACGGGCAACACCAACGGCCAGGTTACCGAAGTGGTGGGCGGCGGCCTGCGACCGGGCATGAAGGTCATCACCGGCCAGCTCGCGGCCGGGCAGACCGCGCCGGCAGACGGCGGCCAGTCGCGCGGGCAGCGCGGGACCGGCGGCGGGGGAGGCCAGCGTGGCCACTGA